The genomic DNA CGCCGTTTCCTTCCCTGCCGAGGAGCCGTGCCGCGAGGCCGGGCGAGCGTGCGGTGCGCGCCGGCCACCGCTCACCTCCGCGCGGGCGGAGAGGGCGGCCTCGCCACGACAGGACTCCGTTGCGAACGTCCTGCACATATCCCGGATCGCCGTCCGCACACCCTCCGTCGCGCGATCGGTGCGTCCGCCCGCTCAGCCCGTGCCGGGCCGCTGTTCGTCGGCTTCACCGGCGTCGTCGGCGACGCACGGCGCGGTGAGGTGGTCGAGCGTGCCCGTGATCTCCAGGAGGCGCTCCAGGCAGGCAGGGCGCTCGTCCAGGTACAGGCTGACGCCCGCCGCGTCCGTACGACGACGGACCATGAGGAGGGCGGACAGGCCCATGGAGTCGACGGAGCTCAGTTCCGCGAAGTCCAGCCGCAGGGCGGACAGCGGCGGGCCGGTCTCGCGCCGCTCGGCGAGCAACAGTTCCGTGGCGCGCACGAATGCGTGGCACGACTCGTAGTCCAGGTCACCGGCGACGCGCACCACGGCCACCGTGGAGTCCGCGTCGGCCGTAGTGGTGAAGTACGGGGAGGAAGAGGTGGTCATACGGGCTTTCCGGGGCCGGGGATCTTCAGTGCTGCCGAGCGGGTCCGCAGGGCGCCGAGCGCCCGGCCGAGGATACGCCGGGCCCCGGGGGAAGTCCTCGAGCAGCCCCGTGAAGATGGCCAGAGCCGGGCGCAGGGAGCCGGCGGGGACACCCCGGGCGGTGAGGATGTCCGCTCCCGGGCGACGGTGAGGCGGACTGCGGCGCGCGTTCCGGCCCGCTCCGGCCCGACCCTGGTCTGCACGGGAGCGATCAGGTCGAGCAGCACCATCTCGACGTCGGCACCGCCGCGCAGGCGGCGCGGACCACGGCGGAGACGGCGGATTCGTCGCCCGCGTACACCGCCGACGACAACTGGTCGCGGTTCTCCTCCGGTTCGGCGGCGTCGAGGGCGGGAGCGGGAAGCGCGGGAGCGGCGGTCATGCCAGATGATTCGGGCGGCGCTGAGCGGGGCAACGTCGAGCGGCCACTGCCGTGCGACCGCCGGCTACCAGGAAGCGGACTCGCCGCGGGCCGGCTGCGGGAGCTCGATCTCCGCGGTGACCTGTTTGCCGGGCGAACCGGGCTGCACGATGACGGACCGGCTGACCGCGCGCACGATCTCCAGCCCGTGCCCGCCGATCCGGCACGCGTCCCGCGGCCGGGGAGTCGGCATCTTGCTCGACGTGTCCCAGACGGCCACGCGTACCGCACGGCCGTCCGCGGACAGCTCCACCTGCAACCCACAGGGGCCTGGGGCGTGCCGTATCGCGTTGGTGACCAGTTCACTGACGACCAGCTGGATGTCACCGACGAGTCGGTCCGGCAAGGGGGTGCCATCGGCCTCTTGGACCTCGGACAGGAAATTCGACGACGCGGTGCGCCCCTCCACTGCGGTCGCGGTGCCGCCTTCCCACGTGACGCGGCAACGTGGCGTGGCATGCCTGCCCGGAGCCTGTTCTTTCGATACTTGCTGCCAGAGCGAGATGACCATGGGGTGATTCGCCTTACACGGTAGGTTTTGCTGCCTTCTAGGTAGATCGTTACCTCTTCCGCCTACCCTCGGCACCCCGGAGTATGGCCACTCATCCCTCGGGTCACTCGTCCGCCGCGTAGCCGGACAGCCGTATAAGCCGTGGTCACGAATCATGTTCGAAATATCGAACACTCGCTGCCGGACGGGTGAGCCGTCTACTTGTCGATTCACGACACAACCCGCGCCGACGTGAGCTACATTCGAGCACCGTCGATCTCTGGGGAGGGCGACATCGCAAGGAGAAATCGGGGGCGGCCGTCATGCACAACTTCGGGCTCCCTCCGTCGGCCACGCCGGTCATGACGGGAGGGCTCGCCG from Streptomyces avermitilis MA-4680 = NBRC 14893 includes the following:
- a CDS encoding ATP-binding protein; this translates as MIRDHGLYGCPATRRTSDPRDEWPYSGVPRVGGRGNDLPRRQQNLPCKANHPMVISLWQQVSKEQAPGRHATPRCRVTWEGGTATAVEGRTASSNFLSEVQEADGTPLPDRLVGDIQLVVSELVTNAIRHAPGPCGLQVELSADGRAVRVAVWDTSSKMPTPRPRDACRIGGHGLEIVRAVSRSVIVQPGSPGKQVTAEIELPQPARGESASW
- a CDS encoding STAS domain-containing protein — translated: MTTSSSPYFTTTADADSTVAVVRVAGDLDYESCHAFVRATELLLAERRETGPPLSALRLDFAELSSVDSMGLSALLMVRRRTDAAGVSLYLDERPACLERLLEITGTLDHLTAPCVADDAGEADEQRPGTG